In Vulpes lagopus strain Blue_001 chromosome 4, ASM1834538v1, whole genome shotgun sequence, the DNA window GAGGACCTCCGTTTCCACATCTGTAGCTTTCTTGTTCTCAGGTCACCGGAACACATAGAGTTCGAGGGGTAAGTCCATGCCTCAGGCAACCCTAGTCATGCATTAGGGGACAGATCAGAAGGGCTGGGAGAGGAGTGGCAGGGAAGACCCAGAAAAGAAGTTAAGGAGGAGGGAGTCTCCCTGAAGAAAGCCCTGGTGGGGCTGAGGTGAGACCCCAGGGTGTGGGGCCAGGGGTAGGGCCGGAGGCTGGtggtcctgggcagccccagcacTGGGAGGGTTAAGCACCCTCCCGGTTCCCACCCTACTCTGGGCCCCTCCCCTGTGTTTACGTCCTCCCAGAAATATTTGGCCTCCAGCTGGCCTCCATTCTAtatcctgcccctcccccttgaaTTAGCCTTGGGGGACCgagggagagtggggggggggtgggccaGGGTTCCGGGGACTGGGAGCGAGCCAGCAGACCCCAGAGGCTGAGATGGGGGAGCCGAGAGGAGCTCTGAGGGCAGCGGGCAGACAGGGGATCAGAGACCCCGCAGTGGGGGAGAAGGAATGGGCCAGGAAagtgggaaggggaaagggggaggctgggagtggagggggcggggagggggggcttcCCACGCTGCTGGCTTGAGGACAAAAACCAGCTCAGCACCTTCCCAGGGTTCCTAGGCCGAACCAGGGCTGGCCCCAGAccggtggggggcagggtggaggagCTTGGGGACCAGGGGAATACCAGGGCTCTCTCACAAAAGGGCCACTTCCCGCCCCTCCAACCTGGGCCCAGAGTGGGTCAGGCAGCCTCCCCTGCGCTTCCCCCGCGGCAGGGCCAGGGAGCAGGCAGCTCCATGGCTGGCATGAAGGGCTGAGGACTAAGCACTCTCTGCAGGGCTACGGTGACCAAGTGAGGCCATGTGGCAGCTGCTGATCCCTCTGGCCCTGTGGCTGGGCGCGGTGGGTCTGGGCAGGGCTGAGCTCACCGCGGCGCAGCAGCGGGGCCTGCAGGTGGCCCTGGAAGAATTTCATAAGCACCCGCCCGTTCAGTGGGCCTTCAAGGAGACCAGTGTGGACAGAGCTGAGGACACGGTTAGTGGCgtggcctggggaggggaggagttgAGGCCACAGGTGCGCTCCCAGGAAGCAGGTGCAAAGGTGCTTGGGCTCGACAAGCACCCAGTTCTCCAGGGAGAGGCCGACACCCCAGCCACCCTCTCAGATGTGCTGTTTGGGgaggagcgggggtggggggggagggaccCGGCCCATCCAGGAATTGATCTGCATGCTCAGCCAGCTGCTAGCTTTCTCTGTGGGCAGcccttccctgcagggacctTCGTGAGGCTGGAATTTAAACTCCAGCAGACGAGCTGCCGGAAGAAGGACTGGAAAAAAGCCAACTGCAAAATCAAACCCAATGGGGTAAGTGAAGaccaagggtgtgtgtgtgtgtgtgtgtgtgtgtgtgtgtgtgagagagagagagagagagagagagagagatggggcatTTGCtcagtatgagagagagagagagagagagatggggcatTTGCTCAGTATGAGGGTTGGTAATTTTGGTTTAGGTGGAGAGATCCAGCAAGAAGCCCTGAGGGTGGAGCAGTGGTCCCACTTCTAGAGGCTCAGTCTGAGACTGGGGATGTGATGctgtcctcctgtcctcctccccccgGGGCTCCTCTCTCAGGCGTCAGGCCACTGGTGAAAGAAGCCCCGGGCATGGGGTTCAGCTGGCCCCTAGCCCAGGCCGCATGAATTCTCTACTTTCTGAGTCTCCAAGTAGAGACAGCCCAGCCTGGGCTGATTCATGCAGTGCTTGACTGCATTCAGCCCCCCTGGGGGCATAACCACTGCTACAGGGGAGTCCCCATGTCCCAGCTGTTCGGAGCCCCAGCCTGTGACTCAGTAGGTTCTTTGAAGGCCTGTTCCCTCCATCCGTTAAGGGAGGGACTGGATTGTATCAGTGATTTTCCATACTTTTATGTCAGGACCCCTGTGTTCACGTCAAACCTTTTGAGAACAGATCATCAGAATGGCCCCAGTGAAAGTCAGGTGGGGAGAACCCATCTGGGGAAGGAGTTCTGCacagcgcacacacacacacacacacacacacacacacacagagtccatAGTTTGAAAACCACAGGGTGCTCTGACGTCTGAAATCTCCCAGGCCCCAGGTGGGCTGCACCAGAAGCCAGCTGGCCCGAGgacccctgcccctctgctctaGAGCCTGCCAGGGGGCTGCTCCCCACTGCAGGCAGTACCCCCAGCTTCTACCctgatgggggtggggctgcACACCTGCCCTGACCTCTTTCCTGTCCCGGCCCCACGCTCCCCTCCTCAGAGGAAGCGGAAATGCCTGGCCTGCATCAAGCTAAACTCTGCAGATAAAGTTCTAGGCCGGATGGTCCACTGCCCCATCCTCACACAGGTTCACCAGGTAAgagtgggcagaggaagaggtggggaggctggggaagaGGCTGGGAAGGTGGAGAAGCTGGGCCTGTGGGAGAGATAAGAGGCAGAGGCATGggagagcctgggtggttcagcggtttcgtgcctgccttcagcccagggcgtgatcctggagacccgggatcaagtcccaagtcgggctccctgcagggagcctgcttctccctctgcctgtctctgcctctctctctctctctcatgaataaataaataaaatcttcaaacagacaaaaaaaggcAGAGGCATGGACTGAGGTGTGTGGAGGGTGAGGAGCAAGGAGGGGATGAGGAGGGGCAAGGGGGtatgagaaaagagtggaggcgAGGGGAGGAGGTAAGGGGTGAGGAAGCTGTGAGGGGCAAGGAGGGGCTCTGGGCCTGGCCCCACTCTTCCCTAAGGGATATGCAGGCACCCCTCTCCGGGGAGCACCCTCCACGGGGATACTCTCCCCGGGCACTGTTTGTCCCTTGCGCCTGAGCAGCTGCCTGCACTGGCAGGAGCCTGAGGAGCACCAGGAGGCTCAGTGCAGCAGGGTGGAGCGCGCCTGGCGAGGACCCCCACAGTTACTACTTCCCAGGACAATTTGCCTTCTTCAAGGCCCCGCCTCCCAGCTGAGGCCCCACAGGTAGGTGCTGGTAGGTGCCTTGGACAGGGGAGGTCACCACAGAGCTGAGACAGAGCTTGTGAGTTCTGGGCTAGAAGCTCGGCTGGTGTGGGGccaggggaggctggggaaggaTTTAGAGCCTGCGAAGAGAGCTTGACTTGACCCCAACACCCTCCCGCACACCCAATCTtaggtttccttttcctttcctctagaGTTGGGTCCCGCTTCCCGGACAGCTGCAGGAGGTAACCAGCAAAGGACCCCCGCCTGTCCCTGAGCTCAGGGAGCACAATCCCATCATCCCCGAGCTAATAAAAGTGCTCTCCCAGATGTTCTCTCCTCTTGCATGCCCTCCTTCCCCTAAGCTCAACTGTGGGATTACGGTGCTCCAAGAGGAGCAGAGTCCCAGGGGGAGCAGGAGACTTCCTGTCCAACGCTCAGAAAACAGGAGAGAACAGGGCCCCAGGGACATCATCTTGCCTTCAGGCGCTCATGCTTGGGAAAACAAAGGTCACCCACAAAAACGGACAGGCAGTGATGCTTAGAACAGGAAAATTTAATAGGGATCAGGTGGATGAGAACGGGCAGTGAGGGCTCTGTGTGACATGGGACGGGAGCACCCAGCAGAGGGTCATGTGGATAGGCAACTCTGGAAGGTGGGTGACCACAGCTTCCAGGCTCtggcccctcctctcccaggactGGCTGGGCCgacacacacaccctccctgcCTTTCTCACCTTTAGCCCTGGGAAGATGCAGTGCTCTTCCACTAAAGCCTCAGACCTGAGCAGCCAGGGGTGGCAGCTGCTGTGGGCATGGCTCCACACAGGGCCTCCTCTCCAGGCTTGCAGAGTAGGAGGCAGGAGGGCCTCACACCCTGCCACCGGCCTGAAGAGGGCCCTTACACCTCCTGGAGACAGCTGGGCAGGTGTGTCCTTGGTatgagggaggggtgggagggaggggtctGCTCTCAGGAACACGGATAAGCAAAGAGCCTGATTTGCAAGCCCAGTGGCCAGAGTGACAAAACTGTGATGACAAGCACCAAAGCAGGCGCGCAGATACAGGCAGCCAGGCTGCTATGTACCCATCCCAGGGCCAGGTGCCCAGCTGTCACAGGCCACGGGCACACTCAAAACACAAAGGATGATGAGGCAGTGCCCGCAGGGCTGAGTGCTTGCTCAGCCTTGGCCAGGCTGTCGTTGGCCTGGCGGTCCAGGTCGTGGCATTCCTGCAGGGTGTCCTGGAACTGCCGGCAGGCCTCCTCCAGGATGGAGTTGCTCCGGGTGGGCCATGACTCCCAGTACCCTGGCTCTACCCAGGGCTGGGCCTCAGCGGCCCGGGGGCCAAGGCTGGAGCCAGGGCGCAGGGAGCTGTCCAGGTCTCGGCACAGCTGGTAGAACTCACTGCCACGCCCAGTCACGCGCTCACCATCGATAACCTTCAGGCCAGGAAGCAGCTCCCGGACCGCAGCCCAGTAGGAGGGACTGGTGCACAGTGGGTTGCTGAGCCGGGCCAATGGGTCACGGAGCCGCAGGTACTCCAGGCCCCTCAGGCCAGCCAGACACTGCAGCTGATCAGGGGTGGCTAGCAGGTTGCCCGCGGCATTGAGACTCTGCAGGTTCTCGCAGGCGGCCAGCGGCTCCAGCCCCGTCAGCCGATTGTTGGCTACGTTGAGCACCACGAGCTGGCGCAGGGCCGCCAGCGGGCCTAGTTGGGTGAGTGCGTTGCTGGACAGGTCCAGCCACTCGAGCCCCAGGCActcacccaggcagcccaggtccACCAGCCCCAGACCGCGAAGCTTCAGCAGCAGGATGGACTCCAGGGCGAACTCACCCGAGCGAGACTTGAGCAGCTGGGGCGTGATGCACACCCCGTCCGCCTCTCCCGGCTTCTCACCCTGGGACTCCATCTGATGAAGGCAGTCTGGGAGGCCTGGGCCCCGGTGGTCCTGGCACAGGGACGCGGCCACCACTGGGGGTCAGGGGACTGCTCACCCCGAAAAAGGCACCATCGATTGTGTCTGGGCCAGTGCCAGAGGCCCGTTTGCGACAGCCCTCCTTGAGGACTGACAGGATCCTACAGAGAGAGAATCACACAGTGAGTGGGCCTCTCTGGATATCCTGGGCACTTTCTGACCTAATGGCAGCATGAGGCACTGCCCGGCCTCTCCCACGGTGACAGAGATCCTGCCAGCCCAGCCAGACCCGAAGACACAGAGCCCCCTGAGGGAGGTGGGCCAGGCTCAGGGCCGCACCTACAGGGGCCCCAACACTGCTCCAGCAGTTATGGCTATACCAGATGGAATTCAGGTGCCATGTGACCGAATTCCCATTTTCTATATCTGTACCTGGAGACAAAATCTCTTCACTTTCCTTTGTTAGAAACTGCTCACGATCCATCCTTCATAATTTTGAGGTGTTTCTTTTTAGCCATTCCAATTAATTCTTGAATAGCTAACAGGTCACCACCATCTCTTCTGTTCCCTTCCATATGCAGCCACAAATGACAGCACGCTGGGCCTTACTTCGTTCTCCCAAAAATGTTCGTGactcagtgtttttgttttttttttaaacattagcaacaaattcaaaatggtttCCAGATTGTGTGGGTCCACTGTAACCCCTGCTTGTGACCATGGGGCCTGGAGGCTCAGCTCAGGCCGCTGGAGGAGGTGGTAGTGGCATTGGCAGCCCTGAGGCCACGGTCACCTGCCCACAGCCCCACCACCCACGGCTCCCCCAACTAGCTCTTCACTCTGGAGTCCATAGAAGggcatttttaagtttttaaaaaaggttttatttatttattcatgagagaggcagagacacaggcagaagcaggctccatgcagggagcctgatgcaggacttgatcccgggactccaggatcatgccctgggccgaaggcaggtgctaaactgctgagccacccagggatccccagtagaaGGGGATTAATCCCTGTATGCCACGCAGCGTGGATGAGGGTTAGCCAGAGAAGGCAAGTGGGGCAGAAGGCCAGGCAAAGAAGCCATGCTGGAGGGAAGGACCTGGCTAGCACCTCAGTTCCAAAAAGGCTGGGGAAGGCGGGCCTTTCCAGGCACCAGGGGATGTGGGCCGGCATAAGGCCAGGTGCCAGTGCGAGACTGGAGCAGAAGGGGGAGGCCTGAGGGAAGAATACTGGCAATGCCGCCCACGGAGGGGTCAAGGTTGCAgcagagaggaaaacaagaagGGACCTCTGCTCCAAGTGGCAGCCTCCCAACCCTGCAGACTCtggccaggcccaggccaggcAGAGTGACGCCTGTGAAGTACCATGGGACTATTCACTCCTGCTGTTTATAAAAAAAGCAGAGTACTTATCCAGAGTACCCCGGAGTCCCAAGTCTGTGTTTACATAATCCACATCACTTTCTATTTCCCTCTCCAAGGAAACCAGGCCTAGggttcctccccctcccccttgcctATCTCCCCACCTCTGAGAAGTGGGTCTTCATGCCTTTACCTAGCAACCCTCTAGTCTGCAACACCCcttcatttctgtttcatttctttccagaagCGATTCAAGGCACCCACTAAGTCGGGGTCACTCTTCAAGCAGGATCTACCAGGGAttgtaagggagagagagatgcagtcAACTTTGCATCTGGTTAAAAGTGCTGCCCACAGGGGTGAAGGGTGCAAGAGGAGCACCAGGCACCAGAAGCCTGCCACAAAGCACTAGGGGAGACATGGGCTTCACGAAGGTAGTGAGCGCTGCAGAGGACAGAGCCTAGAAAGACTACCAAGGATCTAGCTAGGGTGTTACTGGATGCAGGGGCTCCCTTCTCAACATGGGACACACAGGACAAGCTGGGGGTCAAGAAGACTTCCGGTTTGAGGTGACCATGTGCATCGGGCTTAGGAGGCAGTTGAGGCTCTAGGCTGAAGGGATTCAATCGTCATTTGCAGAGGTACCCAGTGGGAAGGTGTGGCTCATGGGCCAGCCTTTGGGCGGACACAGACCTCTTTAAGTATTTGCAGGCTTCCCTCCAGGATGATGCTGAGCTTCCCCAGCTCCCTAGCCACACACTATTTTGGGGGTGAAAGTGGTCAGGAGGCCCTGGCGTCCAGTGAAAAGGTGCAGTTATGGGCTGCAGTCAAGAGAACACCAGCATTTATGAGGCTGAATGGAGGGCACTGATGAGCAGCCAGTGGCAGGCGTACAAGGACATGGAAGGGACACTGTGTTAAAAGGCCCACTGGACTCAGAGAGGAGGCCACTGGGTGGAGCAGCACCAGCCACAGCCCAGCGTGATGGGTTAGGGAGTGATGCCCTGAGGAACCAGTTCAGTGACCTCAATGACATCTGGAGGGACGGGGCAGGAAAGGACAAGGGGgccagaagggggtggggggagggagggaactgCATGTACTCCCCACAACAAAGCTGGGAGGAATActttttgcagaagaggaaacaggagcAAAGAACACATTCCCCGGAAACCGGGAATTCCATGCCCCAAAGCCCTGCCTGGCAGGTGATGCTGGCCTTCCagccctccacctcccaccctgggccccaTACCCTCGCCAGTGCCAGTACTGCATAGTCACCAAGGTAGAACTCTAATTCTCCAGGGGATGAAACTCTGCTCTGCTCTCAGGCCTATCTTACCCAAAATCTGCACACCTCAACCAGGAGGGTGTGGGCTCGACCAAGTGCCCTCCCCACAGTGTGAACCTGACTCACACTCAAGCCAGCAGCACAGGGTAGGCCCCACACGATGGAATGGTTCATCCACACCCAAGTGCTTCCATGTTCCTCAATAAAGAACCAGAGTCCTCCTATCCTGGTCCTGCTGTGGAAAGTAGTGCTCAGAAGCTCCTGGTCCAACGTGTATCTGTAAATGGGGCTTCGTTACGTAGATGAGACTATGACGACACTCAGCACAGCTGACATCTGGCTTTCCTACAGGAGGCCTGTCTTCCCTTGTTCAGGACTACCTTTGCTGAATCTCAGTTTACCTACCTAAGAAGTGGGCCAGAAAATAGGCCCATGAGCCAGCCAGAGCAGGCGGGAGCTCTGTCTTCACAAGAAATGGTTAACGCAGAGCAGCCTCAGTGAACAGTCACTTGGCTGCTCCAGGGACCCTGGAGATCCTTTTGCCggcccattccccccaccccccccccatccacaATGAAGATCAGGGTTCTTTACCTCAGCACCTCTGCCACTGGAGGGTGGAGAAGTCTTTGTCCTGGAGATTATCCTGGACGTTGGACACTTACCAGCATCCCTGTTTGCCACCCACAAGAGGATAGTAGCAATCCCACCATCAAGCTGTGACAAATGTCTCCAAACACTGACAAATGTCTCCTGAGGGACAAAATTGCATCCACCTGCCCTCCCAGAGACACTCCTTGGGACCAGCAGGCTTCTCTGTCCGGTTCCTCTACTCCCCACACTCCCACATGCTCCCAACGCTGCTGCCTACGCTTCCTGGCCTGCCAATGCTGGAGAGCCAGTTCAGTGACACTGAGCAG includes these proteins:
- the LRRC61 gene encoding leucine-rich repeat-containing protein 61, translating into MESQGEKPGEADGVCITPQLLKSRSGEFALESILLLKLRGLGLVDLGCLGECLGLEWLDLSSNALTQLGPLAALRQLVVLNVANNRLTGLEPLAACENLQSLNAAGNLLATPDQLQCLAGLRGLEYLRLRDPLARLSNPLCTSPSYWAAVRELLPGLKVIDGERVTGRGSEFYQLCRDLDSSLRPGSSLGPRAAEAQPWVEPGYWESWPTRSNSILEEACRQFQDTLQECHDLDRQANDSLAKAEQALSPAGTASSSFVF
- the RARRES2 gene encoding LOW QUALITY PROTEIN: retinoic acid receptor responder protein 2 (The sequence of the model RefSeq protein was modified relative to this genomic sequence to represent the inferred CDS: deleted 1 base in 1 codon), giving the protein MWQLLIPLALWLGAVGLGRAELTAAQQRGLQVALEEFHKHPPVQWAFKETSVDRAEDTPFPAGTFVRLEFKLQQTSCRKKDWKKANCKIKPNGRKRKCLACIKLNSADKVLGRMVHCPILTQVHQEPEEHQEAQCSRVERAGEDPHSYYFPGQFAFFKAPPPS